A part of Helicobacter fennelliae genomic DNA contains:
- a CDS encoding DctP family TRAP transporter solute-binding subunit → MKKALRLALLAGLIGIFAGCGDQAKDTKQAENKTWTIKFAHVVSSGTPKGKAADLFAKRAEELSGGKIKVEVFPSAQLVDDDKVFQELKRNNIQMAAPSFSKFTPIVKEFNLWDVPFLFRDETHLHHVMDGEVGQILKDKISQKGFIALDYWDAGFKQFSTNKKPIVLPEDAKGQKIRIMSSRVLEEQIKAIGANPQIINFGEVYSALQTGVVDGAENPLSNLYNSKFYEVQKSITMSNHGYLGYLVIASEKFWEELPQDMKDVVKQALDEATIYEREESQKEEKNLFENLEKYAQETGKLTIYTLDDAQKEQWKEVMQAIYPKFYDLISKDLIEQTIQTQ, encoded by the coding sequence ATGAAAAAAGCATTACGATTGGCTTTATTGGCTGGATTGATAGGGATTTTTGCAGGGTGTGGAGATCAGGCTAAAGATACAAAACAAGCAGAAAACAAGACTTGGACGATTAAATTTGCGCATGTCGTAAGCTCTGGGACTCCAAAGGGCAAGGCTGCTGATTTGTTTGCCAAAAGAGCAGAAGAGCTTAGTGGTGGCAAAATCAAAGTTGAGGTATTTCCTTCAGCGCAACTTGTCGATGATGATAAAGTATTTCAAGAGCTTAAACGCAACAATATCCAAATGGCAGCACCAAGTTTTTCTAAATTTACGCCTATTGTAAAAGAATTTAACCTTTGGGATGTGCCTTTTTTGTTTAGAGATGAAACACATCTTCATCATGTAATGGACGGCGAAGTGGGACAGATTCTCAAAGATAAGATTTCGCAAAAAGGATTTATCGCACTTGATTATTGGGACGCTGGGTTTAAGCAATTTAGCACAAACAAAAAACCGATTGTTTTGCCTGAAGATGCAAAAGGACAAAAAATCCGCATTATGAGCTCAAGAGTCTTAGAAGAGCAAATCAAAGCCATAGGTGCAAATCCACAAATCATCAATTTTGGTGAAGTGTATTCTGCGTTGCAAACAGGTGTTGTCGATGGTGCAGAGAATCCACTTTCTAACCTCTATAATTCTAAATTCTATGAAGTGCAAAAATCTATAACAATGTCAAATCACGGATATTTAGGGTATTTGGTGATCGCAAGTGAGAAATTCTGGGAAGAATTGCCTCAAGATATGAAAGATGTAGTCAAACAAGCATTAGATGAAGCCACAATATATGAGCGAGAAGAAAGCCAAAAAGAAGAAAAAAACTTGTTTGAGAATCTAGAAAAATACGCTCAAGAAACAGGAAAACTCACTATTTATACGCTTGATGATGCGCAAAAAGAGCAATGGAAAGAAGTTATGCAGGCTATTTATCCAAAATTTTATGATTTGATTAGTAAGGATTTGATCGAACAAACTATCCAAACACAATAA
- a CDS encoding YceI family protein — MGLLGLNAATIDTAGASAGFSAFKTAKKLKVDGTFDNITFKFGKKNDSIASTLEGASATMEAMKINLNDEAKNTSLKNSFFSQFKKDKKGRQLIKVTFRNVIEGENTGTILASVSMNGKSQKIPMQYTIQDGKIMAKGVIDVLDFGLSEAFAKLAKACKDLHEGLTWTQVEIYFTAPVK; from the coding sequence ATGGGACTTTTGGGGCTTAATGCTGCGACAATAGACACAGCTGGAGCAAGTGCTGGATTTAGTGCGTTTAAAACAGCAAAAAAACTGAAAGTCGATGGCACTTTTGATAATATCACTTTCAAATTTGGTAAGAAAAATGACTCGATTGCTTCGACATTAGAGGGCGCGAGCGCGACAATGGAAGCGATGAAAATCAACCTCAATGATGAAGCCAAAAACACAAGCCTTAAAAATTCTTTTTTCTCTCAATTCAAAAAAGACAAAAAAGGCAGACAGCTGATAAAAGTTACTTTTAGAAATGTGATAGAGGGTGAAAACACAGGAACTATACTCGCTTCAGTTTCTATGAATGGCAAAAGCCAAAAAATCCCTATGCAATACACTATCCAAGATGGCAAAATCATGGCTAAAGGTGTGATTGATGTGCTAGATTTTGGGCTTAGTGAAGCATTTGCCAAGCTTGCAAAAGCATGCAAAGATCTCCACGAAGGGCTTACTTGGACGCAAGTAGAGATTTATTTCACTGCACCTGTGAAGTAA
- a CDS encoding TRAP transporter small permease: MKAFLLWVQKPFKWAHLSPGVNRFFKILDVIIAGINKNIAVFGLVIGVLIVAVNVVTRFISGFYPEVYSLTWGEEVSSYCFIWSALFGAAYGFRKGVHISVMILVERFPSNIAKACVLFSYILSACFLLFMAWAGFLVCELNFELGRYSEALHNVPLWIFLVCLPLAFLGATYRVIEKIYEVSWMPADKVVKATQDEIIHDSAIKE; encoded by the coding sequence ATGAAAGCTTTTCTTTTATGGGTGCAAAAGCCCTTTAAATGGGCGCATTTGAGTCCGGGTGTCAATCGGTTTTTTAAGATTTTAGATGTGATTATCGCTGGAATCAATAAAAATATCGCTGTGTTTGGGCTTGTGATTGGTGTTTTGATCGTGGCTGTAAATGTAGTAACGCGCTTTATATCTGGCTTTTATCCTGAAGTATATTCGCTCACTTGGGGTGAAGAGGTTTCAAGCTATTGCTTTATTTGGAGTGCGCTTTTTGGAGCGGCTTATGGATTCCGCAAAGGCGTGCATATTTCGGTGATGATTTTAGTTGAGCGATTTCCGTCAAATATAGCAAAAGCTTGCGTTTTGTTTTCGTATATTTTGAGTGCTTGTTTTTTGCTTTTTATGGCTTGGGCGGGATTTTTGGTGTGTGAGCTTAATTTTGAATTAGGCAGGTATTCAGAAGCACTTCATAATGTACCATTATGGATATTTTTAGTTTGTTTGCCATTGGCTTTTTTGGGTGCTACTTATCGTGTTATAGAAAAAATCTATGAAGTCTCATGGATGCCAGCAGACAAAGTCGTCAAAGCGACACAAGATGAAATCATACACGATAGCGCGATTAAGGAATAA
- a CDS encoding 2-hydroxymuconate tautomerase family protein, protein MPFVNIKITRENGEPTQTQKQQLISGVTELLSKVLNKNPQTTIVVIDEVETDNWGIGAESITERRKRQKK, encoded by the coding sequence ATGCCATTTGTAAATATAAAAATCACTCGCGAAAATGGTGAGCCAACACAGACGCAAAAACAGCAGCTCATCAGTGGGGTAACAGAGCTTTTATCAAAAGTTTTAAACAAAAATCCACAAACAACAATTGTTGTGATTGATGAGGTTGAGACAGATAATTGGGGGATTGGTGCAGAAAGCATCACGGAGAGAAGAAAAAGGCAGAAAAAATGA
- a CDS encoding YceI family protein yields the protein MKKAFCILFVFMGLLGLNAATIDTAGASAGFSAFKTAKKLKVDGTFDNITFKFGKKNDSIASTLEGASATMEAMKINLNDEAKNTSLKNSFFSQFKKDKKGRQLIKVTFRNVIEGENTGTILASVSMNGKSQKIPMQYTIQDGKIMAKGVIDVLDFGLSEAFAKLAKACKDLHEGLTWTQVEIYFTAPVK from the coding sequence ATGAAAAAGGCATTTTGTATATTATTCGTTTTTATGGGACTTTTGGGGCTTAATGCTGCGACAATAGACACAGCTGGAGCAAGTGCTGGATTTAGTGCGTTTAAAACAGCAAAAAAACTGAAAGTCGATGGCACTTTTGATAATATCACTTTCAAATTTGGTAAGAAAAATGACTCGATTGCTTCGACATTAGAGGGCGCGAGCGCGACAATGGAAGCGATGAAAATCAACCTCAATGATGAAGCCAAAAACACAAGCCTTAAAAATTCTTTTTTCTCTCAATTCAAAAAAGACAAAAAAGGCAGACAGCTGATAAAAGTTACTTTTAGAAATGTGATAGAGGGTGAAAACACAGGAACTATACTCGCTTCAGTTTCTATGAATGGCAAAAGCCAAAAAATCCCTATGCAATACACTATCCAAGATGGCAAAATCATGGCTAAAGGTGTGATTGATGTGCTAGATTTTGGGCTTAGTGAAGCATTTGCCAAGCTTGCAAAAGCATGCAAAGATCTCCACGAAGGGCTTACTTGGACGCAAGTAGAGATTTATTTCACTGCACCTGTGAAGTAA
- the purH gene encoding bifunctional phosphoribosylaminoimidazolecarboxamide formyltransferase/IMP cyclohydrolase — protein sequence MKALLSVSDKYGIVDFARGLLDLGFEILSTGGTLKTLAQNNIQATEVSKYTNSPELFGGRVKTLHPKIHGGILFQRDKEQDAKEAKDANIEEISLVCVNLYPFYQTTLKTDDFDEIIENIDIGGPTLIRAAAKAYKDVIIATSPSDYKHILQALKTNQNTLEFRKDLMIKAFCHTAHYDSIIANYMNQRFYGGFGEEVFISGKKVFQTRYGENPHQQGALYEFGDFWRHLDVLKGELSFNNLTDINAAIKIASSFGDAKATCIIKHANPCGFAIKENLVESYKHALICDSISAYGGVVAVNGIIDKDLALEINKTFIEVLIACNITEEALKVFEDKKRIKICITKQPTLKLPDDMYDFKHIQGGFVYQQSDTISDEELSNAQNKGTHKATPTQQKDLEIAYKIAALTKSNCVAYVKDSVLVAIGMGMTSRVDASRAALAKAKDMGIDIHGAVLASEAFFPFRDSIDLAAKAGISAVIEPGGSLRDEEVIQAANEHNIAIYFTHTRHFLH from the coding sequence ATGAAAGCACTTTTGAGCGTAAGCGACAAATATGGCATTGTAGATTTTGCACGAGGACTTTTGGATTTGGGCTTTGAGATCCTCTCGACAGGTGGCACACTCAAAACCCTCGCCCAAAACAACATACAAGCCACTGAAGTAAGCAAATACACCAACAGCCCAGAGCTTTTTGGCGGGCGAGTAAAAACTCTCCACCCCAAAATCCATGGCGGAATCTTATTTCAGCGCGACAAAGAGCAAGACGCAAAAGAAGCAAAAGACGCAAATATCGAAGAGATAAGCCTTGTGTGTGTCAATCTCTATCCTTTTTATCAAACTACGCTTAAGACTGATGACTTTGATGAAATTATCGAAAATATCGATATTGGCGGTCCTACTCTTATCCGCGCAGCAGCAAAAGCTTACAAAGATGTCATTATCGCAACATCGCCGAGCGATTATAAGCACATTTTGCAAGCCTTGAAAACAAATCAAAATACTCTTGAATTCCGCAAAGATCTGATGATAAAAGCTTTTTGTCATACTGCGCATTATGATAGTATAATCGCAAATTATATGAATCAGCGATTTTACGGTGGATTTGGTGAGGAAGTCTTTATCTCCGGAAAAAAAGTATTTCAAACGCGATATGGCGAGAATCCTCATCAGCAAGGGGCGTTGTATGAGTTTGGGGATTTTTGGAGACATCTTGATGTGCTTAAAGGCGAGCTAAGCTTTAACAACCTCACAGACATCAATGCCGCAATAAAAATCGCAAGTAGTTTTGGGGACGCAAAAGCGACTTGTATCATCAAGCACGCTAATCCATGCGGGTTTGCGATCAAAGAGAATCTAGTAGAATCCTACAAGCACGCCCTTATCTGTGATAGCATAAGCGCGTATGGGGGCGTTGTAGCGGTAAATGGAATCATTGATAAAGATTTAGCACTTGAAATCAACAAAACATTTATTGAAGTTTTAATCGCTTGCAATATCACAGAAGAAGCCCTCAAAGTCTTTGAGGACAAAAAACGAATCAAAATCTGCATAACCAAACAGCCCACACTTAAGCTTCCTGATGATATGTATGACTTCAAGCACATTCAAGGTGGCTTTGTGTATCAGCAAAGTGATACTATCAGTGATGAGGAGCTATCAAACGCCCAAAACAAGGGCACACACAAAGCAACCCCAACCCAACAAAAAGATTTAGAAATCGCTTACAAAATCGCCGCGCTTACAAAATCTAATTGCGTGGCGTATGTGAAGGATTCTGTGCTTGTGGCGATTGGAATGGGTATGACAAGCCGAGTTGATGCCTCAAGAGCGGCATTAGCCAAAGCCAAAGATATGGGTATTGATATACATGGTGCTGTGCTTGCAAGTGAGGCATTTTTTCCATTTAGAGATAGTATAGATTTGGCTGCCAAAGCTGGTATAAGTGCTGTGATAGAGCCGGGCGGAAGCTTAAGAGATGAGGAAGTGATACAAGCTGCAAACGAGCATAATATAGCCATTTATTTTACTCACACTCGACATTTTTTGCATTAG